The following nucleotide sequence is from Larus michahellis chromosome 17, bLarMic1.1, whole genome shotgun sequence.
CCTGGCCCCACCAAGGGATGGTGCCCCTTCTTGCTGGGGGTCTGGCCAGACCCTGCCAGGTACCTCCAGCCTCCAGGATGGCTGGGTCCACACGGCCCCTTCTGTGCCAGGAGAAAGAGGGAGCCCTGTCCACCCTCCCAGAACATTTAAGATGGTATCTAGGCCTCTGGCCGTTGTGCATGGCAAACAACAGCCGGGCTTGTCCCCTGCACACCCTGTGACAGCCTTGCCCAGGCTGCGAGGAGCCGTCCTGGTGCCTCACCGACGCGTGGTGGggctcccaacagccacatgcgTGGAGAAGTGCGCCGTGCTTGCACAGCCACCCGGCTCTGCGGGACAGGCACGCCTCCACGCTTGCAAATGCTGGGCTGTGCGTGCGTGCGCTCCCACTGCCACCCAGCGTGTGGGCACCCACTGCTCCTCCACACCGCTCTTACTCTGGCTCTTCGACGCCGTTGCAGGTCCAGCACCTACCGTGACCTGCGGAAGGGTGTGTATGTGCCCTACACCCAGGGCAAGTGGGAAGGGGAACTGGGCACCGACCTCGTCACCATCCCCCACGGCCCCAACGTCACCGTCAGAGCCAACATCGCTGCCATCACCGAGTCGGACAAATTCTTCATCAACGGCTCCAACTGGGAAGGGATCCTGGGGTTGGCGTACGCCGAGATCGCCCGGGTGAGTCCTGCTCACAGCCCTCCGGGCACCGGCTCAGTCTGGCCGTGCCGGCAGGGGTGGGCACCCTGTCCCAGCAGGGTTCGATTCCCTCTCTCCTTGCCTCCACTCGATCCTCGGGGCCCAGCTTGCAGCCGTGCTGGTGACCTTGAGCCCTGCTCCAACAGCACGCAGAGCCAGGATCCCTGGGGCACAGCGGTCCCGGCGAGGGGAGCTCCCCTGGGCGCGGGAAGCCCCTGGAGAAGGGGTAGCGCTGACACATCCCTGTCCTgcctctgctttctcctcctgccagcctgaCGACAGCCTGGAGCCCTTCTTTGACTCCCTGGTGAAGCAGACCCGGGTGCCCAACATCTTCTCCCTCCAGCTTTGCGGGGCAGGCTTCTCGCCCAACGAGACGGAGACCGTGGCATCGGTGGGGGGCAGCATGGTGAGCGCTCCGCAGGCCGcggggaggtggtggggctgcccgggggggacGTGCCTGGCCGGAGCTGGCAGCGTGGGGTGGCAGCGCCTTTCTGTCTCTGCTGCAGATCATTGGTGGCATCGACCGCTCGCTGTACGTGGGTGACATCTGGTACACGCCCATCCGGAAGGAGTGGTACTACGAGGTCATCATCGTCAAGCTGGAGGTCAACGGGCAGGACCTGAACATGGACTGCAAAGAggtgagggggcggcgggggagcctGCCCTGCGGGGCACTGCTTCGTTGCTGCTGCCGGAGGCGTCCGCCTTCGAGCTGAAGGAGatcgggaggggagcggggctggggcctCGCGCTCGGGtcactcctcctcttctgcccccagtACAACTATGACAAGAGCATCGTGGACAGCGGAACCACCAACCTCAGGCTGCCAAAGAAGGTGTTCGAGGCTGCGGTGAAATCCATCAAAACGGCTTCTTCGGTCAGTGAAACCCATCCCTGCCCACCGTGGGCAGGTCCCCAGAgccagcgtggggctgcgggcagcaTGGCTGCCTGTCACCAGCCTGAGCATCTCTGCTGCCTGCCCGGCATGGCCCCGctcacctcccccctccctccggcAGACGGAGAAGTTCCCAGATGGCTTctggctgggggagcagctggTTTGCTGGCAGGTCGGCACCACCCCCTGGCACATCTTCCCGGTCCTGTCCCTCTACCTGATGGGGGAGGCCACCAACCAGTCCTTCCGGATCACCATCCTGCCCCAGGTGAGCGTGGCCAGGCCAGACCCTGCCCGGAGCCGAGCTGGAGAGTGGGCTGGAGCTGGTCGCCTGGGCAGGACCGCGCTGGGTGGGCAAAGCTCGGCGCCCGTCCCCATTCCTGACAGCCCCTCTCTTCCTGCAGCAATACCTGCGCCCGGTGGAGGACGTGGCCACCTCTCAGGACGACTGCTACAAGTTTGCCATCTCCCAGTCCTCCACGGGCACGGTCATGGGCGCCGTTATCATGGAGGGCTTCTACGTGGTCTTTGACCGTGCCCGCAAGCGCATCGGCTTCGCTGTCAGCGCCTGCCACGGTGAGGGCTGGGCGCGGAGGGAGGGAGTGGCGGAGGGGACGTGGTGGCGTGGTGGCCAGAGCCCTGCCTTCTCTTGCCCACAGTGCACGACGAGTTTCGGACGGCGGCAGTGGAGGGTCCCTACCTGCACTCCAACATGGAGGACTGTGGCTACAACATCCCGCAGACGGACGAGTCCACCCTGATGACCATCGCCTACGTCATGGCAGCCATCTGCGCCCTCTTCATGCTGCCCCTCTGCCTCATGGTGTTCCAGTGGCGCTGCTTCCACTGCCTGCGGCGGGACCACGACGACTTTGCCGATGACATATCCTTGCTGAAGTGATGGCGGAGCgtgggggcggccccgggggccgCAGgtgaggcagcagggcagggagaggtaGGTCCTTTCTCCGGGGGCCGGAGCGTGGAGGCAGCGCGGGGAGCTCAGACCCCCAGCCCAGGTCCTCCTGGCACTGGGGGACTCGGTGCCCGTGGGAGCCCCAGGCCTGGCCTGTGTTCGTCTGGGACCTGCAGAAGGAGCCtggcagctggggagggctgaGAGCGCAGCGACCCcgtcctgggggctggggggagcatctCTGCTGCGGCACCAGGGCGCGCCGGGCTGTCCCAGgctctcctgcccagccctgccaagTTTGACGGAGTCACGCCGCTGAgccatcccctgcctgtcccccgtCTCCCTCCGTCCCTGTGCCGCCGCCCGTCTCAGCCCGCCCTGCCGGGAAGCTGCTGGGCCAGGCTCTCCATGCAGGGAGCTGTGCGTGCGTGCTTGCGTGCTGCAGCCGTGCCTTCCCTCCCTGCGCGGGACGCCTGCCCCAGCCCGACTCCCCCATTCCCATCTCCGGAGcctcccgtccccagccccgggctgtTTGGAGAGATGCAGGGCCAGCCTGGGGCTGCCCGGGACAGGAGCAGCCAGAGCCAGGGCTTTCCCTCCCATCCTCCTGCTCCCCCGTACACCGCTCGCTCTAACATTTGCCATGGCATTTCCTCTGCCCTGCCAAACTGTCCTTCCCTGcgcccaccctgccctccccgctgccccccgggaCAGGCAGGAGCCGGCACCCATCCTCTCCCCACTCCGCTGCCGCTCGCCACGTCCCCAGGGCTCGGGAACCTGCCTCACCTCCCTTCCAGCATCAATGGCGCCTGCCATGGAGAAGCCGCTGGCTGCTGCCCTCCCGCCCTGGGGAAGGCAGCCTCCCGGCGCGGGGAcaggggctgcccggggagggaaGGCAGCGGCGTCCCCCACAAGCACTGCACAGCCTGCTACATGCAGAAACCGTGCGCCAGGAGAGAGCGGAGTACCCAGCGCCGGTGCCGACTGCTCCCCAGCCCGCCCGTCCCTTCGAAAGCCATAGGGGAGCCAGCGCCCGGCCGGCCCCCacccgcagcccctgccctgcctcaccGCCGGCACGTCGCGTCCCTCGGCACGGGGGCTCCTCCGCTCCATCCACGAGTCCGTGCGTCCTGGCCGCGGCTGCGCTCCTGCTCCCGAGGCGTGAGACACCCCGGCGGCGtgggggcaggcggcggcggtggggacTGCAGcgtttattattttttaaacacatggttgtatttatttcttcttttttttttttataatgcgAGTCACCGGTAGTGCAGCTGCGCAGAATCAGAGCGTGTATATAGCAGGTCCCACACCGCACACAGGTGTACAAATAACGGTCGCTTCTCACTtgtacaatatatacatatatctatatttttaatTCTAGCCCTGAAAGCCACTGTTCCAAACCCAACATTAGGGGGTTTGGTcctgttctgttttgttgattttttttaaatatttttatccttctGCTCAGTCCTAGGCCCTTGGCCACAACCCCAGGCCAGGGCTTGCTCGGCAGCGGCGTGCTCGGGCGGAAGCACTTTATGGCTCAGAGGTGGCCCGAGGTGGTTTCAGAGGAGGTGACAGTGTGGAGGGGCgcaggagggcagggctggggcacgCAGAGCAGTGGTTCACAAGCCCAAAGGACATCGAGCGCAAGAGCTGCTTCTGTCCTCATGGTGTTCCTCCGGCAAAGGGAGGATTTCCCAGTACATAAGGACGaccctccccttctccccgcccgccgcagctcgtcctgccccagggagagggggctgcaggctcaccttctcccttccccggGGCGGGCGCCCTTGAGCTTGCAGCCACCGTGCTGTGTCCTTACTTCTCTGCCTCCAGCCTGGACAGGAAAGCGCGTCGTTCGGAAAACCGAGACTCGCCCATGAAAAGGCAACGTTCCTCCACGAGCAAAAGAGGGGGCTGCCTGCGGTGCCGGGGCCGTGCTGGCAGCTGGTCACGGCGGCAGCGCCAGAGCCAGGGTACCGGTTCAGGTGGGGACAGGGGCGGCTCTGCAGCGATCGCCGAGCACAAAGCCTGTTAACTAAATCCTGCAGCTAAGTATTTCTGGGAACAGTGAGGGAGCCAGCACACGAGGCAGGAGGGGGAAACACGCAGGGTAGGAGAGGGAAGCCAGCCCTAGCACTGGGCACCGCCACAACAGCCCGTCCCACGCACCCCCAAACTGTCCCACTCACTGCTAGTGCCCCGTTCCCGTGCCTTGCTCCAAAACGGCAAGCATCCAGCGAGTCCGCTCCGGCGCAAGAGGGCAACGCTATGCAATGGCAGAGCGCGCACAGACCTCCATCCGCAGCCTCGTGCCTGCCCAGCacgcccccaggacccccccaggaccccagagACTGTTGTGGACCACTGCCTTAAAACACGCTGGCAAGCGCGCGCGTGCGTGTAGGAAGATTCGGGCTGTGGCCAGATTCAGGCGTGCTGCACCCGGGCAGCGCTTGCACTGACCAACCCCGAGGCACGgctgcctcagcagtgctgaatTTGTGCCGCAGATTGCAagtaaggggggggggaaattttACAGAGTAAGTGCAAGATTTTAAGTGGTGCTGAGCACCTCGCACTCCCACCGAAATCCACGGAGAAGGTGTTGGCGTGTCAGCCCGTGCTTGAGGAGGAAGTGCAGGAGAGGGGAAACTAGGAACCGCAACAGGTTGGTTATCCTGAGCTGCAGTGCAGCCGAATCCGTTCGCTCCGGTTCGTTCCCGAGTGCTCCCCCCCCGTGCCCGGAGCTACAGCAGGGAACCGCAGGTGAAGGTGCGCGGAGCCCTGCCCCGCcagagggggacggggacggttCCGGCAGGCTGTCGCTGTAGACTCCAGTACTCTGTAACCTATTGTCTATGTAAGAACAATGAATGTTAACACGGTAAAttattattacattaaaaaaagaccacaaaaaatGCTCGGCCTCTGCAACCTGCTCATTGCTAAGAGGGTAATTGCCGGGTGACAgacggggcaggggaggggaccgCGGGGCGGTGAGGTGTCCTGCCAAGGGGAACGGTTTGCAGCAagcggagctgctgggagcatcATCGGCCCCGGAGAAGGAGCGGCTGGAAGCTCTGCGGAAGAGGTAGTTAAAGCAGCCACTAGCATCCCAGCAGGTTACGCTCTGTAACGCCCCTTCCAAAGGAAGCCAGCCAGGCTGCGAACTAAGAAATAAGGAGCAGCACCAAATCACTGCATAATATACACACTTTATTTATGAATTTGTATGTATACAGACTTTCTATACACACCATTACctatataataaaaatgtacatGTGTATACATGGTCGTATAAATATAGAACTGTAGAAATCTTAGAACTGATCCTGTCTATTCACAGCAACTCCTCGTGTGGGACCGCTTTGTTCGAGTAGCCGTCATTTGAGACTTGGGCAAAAGGGGCAAGTGTCATTTGTGTTGGTTTGTGCCCAGAATTTGATGCACTGGAAGAGAGAGAATTAGTCAAGAGCCACAGGCACAACTCAAAGGCGCTGTGAACATAGCGTGGCGCTACTTTTCCAGAAGAGTGCTGGCACGAGCACTCATTTTAAGGGATGGTTTCTTTTGCTCCTTAGAGACAGCCTCCATCAAAAGGTCGCCACGCGGAGGGAGCCCTCTTCAACCTAGCAGGATCACCAGGCCCTCCTCAATGCATGGTTTTCCATTTCCTTGGCAGTTGCTGGAGGCCCCACAGGGATTTGGGGCCAGCACTGCGGGATGAGAaggctcctcctcttcccaagaGCTCCTGTGCACAGACACACAGTGCCCAGAcacctgggcgacggtggcaGCTCTCTCCATCGCCCTGTATTCTACAGATCCTCCCAGACTGTCCTGCTCCAAGAAGGCAAAAGGCCAGGACCTAATGCTCCCAGCAAGGAGCACAGGCTCGGAGGATGGAATGAGGACAGTCTGTTCCCAAAGCCGCCACCAAATGGCCACTTAGAGCGGCCCAGCAAGGAAAGGGAGGATGACAGGATGAAGAGTTGTTGTTTATTGATCGTACCGTTCTCCTGGCAAGATCTCAGTATAACAGGGACTCGCTACACGTGCCCAGGGCCCACGGAAGAGAATTGGCACTAGGAAC
It contains:
- the BACE1 gene encoding beta-secretase 1, coding for MAAAWPWLLLWLGAAALRARPAPPRIRLPLRGGAALPAGPRARRAPEEAERGGSFVEMIDNLRGKSGQGYYVEMTVGSPPQKLNILVDTGSSNFAVGAAPHPFLRRYYQRQLSSTYRDLRKGVYVPYTQGKWEGELGTDLVTIPHGPNVTVRANIAAITESDKFFINGSNWEGILGLAYAEIARPDDSLEPFFDSLVKQTRVPNIFSLQLCGAGFSPNETETVASVGGSMIIGGIDRSLYVGDIWYTPIRKEWYYEVIIVKLEVNGQDLNMDCKEYNYDKSIVDSGTTNLRLPKKVFEAAVKSIKTASSTEKFPDGFWLGEQLVCWQVGTTPWHIFPVLSLYLMGEATNQSFRITILPQQYLRPVEDVATSQDDCYKFAISQSSTGTVMGAVIMEGFYVVFDRARKRIGFAVSACHVHDEFRTAAVEGPYLHSNMEDCGYNIPQTDESTLMTIAYVMAAICALFMLPLCLMVFQWRCFHCLRRDHDDFADDISLLK